Part of the Yersinia hibernica genome, GTCTGCACCAGCGAGGATGCCGACGCGGCAGCGTTCCCCCTCAACACCCCGGTACTGATTACCAACGTACTGGCAGCCGCCGGTAAAGCCGGTAAAAAAGGCACACTGGCCGCGTCATTGCTGGCGATTGCGGAACAGGCCCGCCCGGTCACCATTGTGGTGCGTGTAGCGACCGGTAAAGATGAAGCTGAAACCACGTCTAATATTATCGGCGGCGCAGACGAGAATGGCCGCTATACCGGCATGAAAGCGTTGTTAGATGCGCAATCTGTCACCGGTGTGCGCCCGCGCATTCTCGGTGTGCCGGGGCTGGATAATCTGGCGGTATCAACGGCACTGGCGGATATTTGCCAAAAATTGCGCGCCTTTGGCTATATCAGTGCCTATGACTGCAAGACCATTTCCGAAGCGATGTTATACCGCGACAATTTCAGCCAGCGTGAGCTGATGTTGATTTGGCCGGACTTCCTGAGCTGGAACACTACTGCCAACAGCACCGACATTGCCTATGCCACCGCCCGTGCCCTCGGCCTGCGCGCCAAGATTGACCAAGAGACTGGCTGGCACAAAACTCTGTCTAACGTCGGGGTGAATGGCGTCACCGGTATCAGTGCCAGCGTCTATTGGGATTTGCAGACCGTCGGCACCGATGCTGACCTGCTTAACCAAGCCTGCGTAACCACGCTAATCCGCAAAGATGGCTTCAAGTTTTGGGGTTCGCGCACCTGCTCTGATGACCCGCTATTTGCTTTCGAAAACTACACCCGCACCGCGCAAATTCTGGCTGACACCATGGCCGAGGCGCAGTTGTGGGCCATTGACCGCCCAATGCACCCCACACTGGTACGCGACATAATTGGCAGCATCAACGCCAAATTCCGCGAAATGAAATCCGCCGGGCTGATTATTGACGGGACGTGCTGGTATGACGACAGCGCCAACGATAAAGACACCCTGAAAGCGGGCAAGCTGTTTATCGATTACGACTACACCCCAGTGCCACCACTGGAAGACCTCACCCTGCGCCAGCGTATCACCGACAGCTATCTGGTGAACTTTGCCGCCGCCGTCAACAGCTAAGGAAACCTGACTTATGGCACTGCCACGTAAGCTGAAATTAATGAACGTTTTTAACGATGGCCGGGATTACATGGGGATCGTGTCCGCCATTACCCTGCCAAAACTGACCCGCAAGCTGGAGAACTACCGGGGCGCAGGGATGAACGGTGTTGCGCCAATTGATTTAGGTCTGGATGACGATGCGCTCACCATGGAATGGTCAATGGGCGGCCTTGACGAGTTTGTGTTGCAGCAATGGGGTGCGCCAAAAGTTGATGCGGTGCCGCTGCGTTTTTCCGGCGCTTATCAACGCGACGATACCGGCGAAGTCATAGCGGTCGATGTCGAAGTGCGTGGCCGTCATAAAGAAATTGACGGCGGCGAGTCCAAGCAAGGGGAAGACACCGAAACCAAAGTGTCCACCCAATGCACCTACTACAAACTGACCATTGACGGCAAAGAAGTGATCGAGATTGACGTGGTTAACCTGATTGAACGGGTTAACGGTGTTGACCTGCTGGAAGCCCAACGCAAGGCCATTGGCCGCTAACCCTGACGGCCAGCGTGAACCCGCTGGCCCTCCCTGACTGAATTGGAAAAAACCATGAAAAAAGTGACTGTTAAAACTGAACCCGCTACCGAGATTAATGAGAATCTGGTGGTACTGGATACACCGGTTAAGCGTGGCGATACGCTGATTACTGAAATCGAAGTCAACCGCCCCAATGCCGGAACCCTGCGCGGGGTGCGTCTGGCCGATGTGGCTAACTCTGATGTCGATGCGTTGATTATCGTGCTGCCCCGCATCACTTACCCCTCACTGACAACAGCAGAATGCAGCCGTCTGGAATTGCCAGATTTAGTGGCGCTGGCCGGTAAGGTGGTTGGTTTTTTGTCGCCGAAACAGGCGGGGTAAAACTCGACCCGAAACTGGAAGTTGACGACCTGATGGCGGACATTGCCGCCATTTTTCACTGGCCGCCCTCGGAGTGTTGGGGGATGAGCCTCACCGAGCTGGTGCGCTGGCGTCATAAAGCCATGCTACGCAGTGGAGCCGTAAACAATGAGTAAGAGCTTACAGTTACAGGTGCTGCTCAAAGCCGTAGACCAGGCCACCCGCCCATTTAAAGCCATTCAAACCGCCAGTAAATCCCTCACGGGGGATATTCGCAACACGCAAAGCACTATCAAGAATCTTGATGCGCAGGCGGCGAAAATTGACGGTTTCCGCAAGGCCAGCGCCCAACTGGCCGTCACCGGGCAGGCACTGAAAAAAGCCAAGGAAGACGCGGCGGCGCTGGCGATTGCCTTTAAGAACACCGAGAAACCCACCGCCCAACAAGCCCGGCTGATGGAGGGAGCCAAACGCGCCGCCACTGAGCTGCAAACCAAATACAACGGACTGCGCCAGTCAGTACAGCGTCAGCGTGATGCACTCAATGCTGACGGCATTGCCACCAAAAATCTGAGCGCGGAACAGCGCCGGTTACGCAGCAGTGCCACCGAAGCCACTACCGCCCTGAGCCGCCAGCGCCAAGAGCTGCAACGTCTGAGCCAGAAACAGGAACAGCTCAACCGTATCAGTAACCGCTATCAGAAAGGCAAAGCTGCCACTGCCACAGTGCGCAATGTGGGCGCGGCCAGTCTGGGTGTGGCAACCGCCGGGTTGTATGGTGCAGCGAAACTGATTGCGCCGGGTATCGAGTTTGACAGCCAGATGTCTGGCACCCAGGCAATCTTGGGGCTGGATAAAAACGACACCAAGCTGGCCGCTATTCGCCAGCAGGCGCGGGATATCGGTGGCTCCACCGCCTTTTCCCCGACGGATGTGGCGCGTACCCAAGACACGCTGGCCCGTTCTGGCTATGACGCCGACGCCATTCTGGCCGCCACTGAGCCGACGGTTAACCTGTCGCTGGCGTCCGGTGTGGATATTGCCGAGGCGGCGGATATTGTCACCAACATGCAATCGGCATTTAACCTGCCGTTAGACCAGATTAAACGCGTGTCAGACGTGATGGCGAAAGGCTTTACCAGCTCTAACACCAACCTGTTAGAGCTGGGCGAGGCGATGAAATATGTCGCCCCGATTGCCGAGGCCGCCGGGGCCAGTATTGAAGATACCACCGCGTTACTCGGTGTGCTGGCGGATAACGGCATTAAAGGCAGTATGGCGGGCACCAGTACCAGTGCGGTGTTTAGCCGGTTACAGGCTCCAATAGGTAAAGCCCCGGAAGCCTTGCGGGAGCTGGGAATAACCACCCGCGACAGCAAGGGCAATATGTTGCCGGTGGAGAAAATCCTCAAAGATATTGACCGCTCGTTTAAAAAGAACAAGTTAGGCACCGCACAGCAAGCCGAATACCTGAAAGTGATATTCGGGGATGAGGCGATGAAAGGCGCGGTGAAACTGGTGGCCGCAGCCGGTAATGGCAAGCTGGCCGAGAAACAAAGTAAGCTGAAAAATGCCGATGGCACCGCGCAATCTATCGCCACGGTCAGAATGGATAACCTTGACGGCGACCTGAAAAACCTGAGTTCGGCGTGGGAAGACCTCGAAATTGAAGTCTTTGAAAAGCAAGACTCGGCGCTGCGTAAGTTGACCGTGACCGCCACGGACTGGCTGGTTAAGGTGGCCGCATGGGCCAAGAAAAACCCGGAACTGGTCGGCACCATTGGCAAAGTGACCGGCGCGGCGCTGGCACTGGTTGCCGGGCTGGGTGCGCTGGGGTTAATTGCGTGGCCGGTGATGGCCGGGTTTAACCTGTTATTAGCCGGGGCCAGTCTGTTAAGTGCCGGTTTTTCGCTGATGGCCGGAACCATTACCGCCGCACTGACAGCACTGACATGGCCGATAGTGGCGGTGGTGGCGGCCATTGTGGCCGGTGGTCTGCTTATCCGTAAATATTGGGAGCCTATCAGCGCTTTTATTGCTGGCGTAGCCGAGGGCTTTACCGCCGCCATGGGGCCAGTCAGTGCTGCGTTTGAACCACTTAAACCGGTGTTTAACTGGTTTAGCGACAAGGTAAAACAGCTTGCTAACTGGTTCGCTGACCTGATTAAACCGGTTAAAGCCACGCAGGAAACCTTGGCCGTAGCGACCAACGCGGGCAAGTTATTTGGTGAGGGGCTGGCGGCTGCGCTGAGTCTACCGATGAATGCACTGAATACCCTGCGCAGTGGCATTGATTGGGTGCTGGAAAAACTCGGCATTATTGATAGCAAGTCAGACGGGCTGGCCGATAAAGTCCCGAAAGATAACCCTTACGCGGGGGGTTATTCACCGAGTGGCGGCGTGCTGTACGGCGGTTATCAACCGGTCACCGCCAATACTGGCACCACCATCGTTGATAGCAGTGTGACCACCAATGATATCAAGGTCACTATCCCGCCGGGCATGAGCCGACAGGATGCCGAACGCATGATGACAGATGCCCTCGCCAAAAATGAACGCACTAAACGCGCCCGCCAGCGCGGCCAGATGGAGAGTGACTAATCATGATGTTATCGCTGGGCTTATTTGTGTTTATGCGCCAGACCACACCTTATCAGAGCATGGCGCGCAACATTGATTACCGTTGGCCGACCAACAGCCGGGTGGGCTTGCGCCCGTCCGCGCAATATCTTGGCGTCGATAATGAAAAAATCACCCTGTCCGGGGTGCTACTGCCGGAGCTGACCGGCGGCCGTCTGTCTTTGCTGACCCTTGAGGCGATGGCTGACCAAGGCAAGGCATGGCCGCTGGTCGAGGGCAGTGGCATGATTTACGGCATGTTTGTCATTGAGAGCCTTAGCCAGACCGGTGCGCTGTTTTTTGAAGATGGCAGCGCCCGACGTATTGAGTTCACCCTCAATTTGTTGCGGGTTGATGAGTCATTAACCGCGATGTTTGGCGACCTGCAACAACAGGCTGACGAGTTGCTGGGTAAGGCAACGGAAATGACCGGCAAAGCGCAGGCGGCTATCGGGGGATTCTTCTCATGATGATCGGCCTGTCTTTACCGGCCGGGGCGGATATGGCCCCGGACTTTATGCTGACCATTAATCAGCAAGATATTACGCAGAATATTCGTGACCGGCTGCTGTCCCTGAGCCTCACCGATAACCGGGGCTTTGAGGCAGACCAGCTTGATATTGAACTGGATGACGCCGACGGCCAGCTTGCCATGCCGGAACGGGGCGCAGTGCTATCAGTGTTCTTGGGCTGGAAAGGGTCGGCGCTGATTGGCAAAGGTGATTTTACCGTGGATGAGGTCGAGCACCATGGCGCGCCGGATACACTGACCATTCGCGCCCGCAGTGCCGACTTTCGTGGTTCTCTCAATGCCCGGCGTGAAGTCTCTTATCATGAGACCACGTTGGGGAAAGTCGTGGCACAGGTGGCCGAGCGCAACAACCTGAAAGCCATGCTGGCTGACGGTCTGGCGGATATCGCCATTTCACACATCGACCAGACGCAAGAAACGGACGCCAAATTTATCACCCGGTTAGCCTCGCTCAATGGTGCGGTGGCCGCCGTAAAGGCCGGGCGTTTGCTGTTTATCAAGCCGGGTAGCGCTGTTACTGCCAGCGGTAAACCTATTCCGCAAATGACCCTCACCCGGCAAGATGGCGACCAGCACAGCTTTAGTGTTGCTGACCGGGGTGCGTATACCGGTGTCAGTGCCAGTTGGTTGCACACCAAAGACCCGAAACCGGCCAAGCCGAAAAAGGTTAAGTTGCTGCGTAAGCCCAAGTTTAAACAGCTCCGCGCACTGGAACACCCTAAAGCCAAGCCGACCCGCACCAAAGCGGCGACGGTGAAAAAACCGGTTGAGGAAAAGCAAGGGGATTATCTGGTGGGGTCAGAAGATAACGTTTTTGTTATCACGACAGTTTACGCTACACAAAAAGCGGCTATGCGCGCTGCACAGTCTAAATGGGAAAAACTACAGCGGGGTGTGGCTGAATTCAGTATCACTCTCGCCATGGGGCGCGCTGATTTGTTTCCTGAAACACCGATAGCCGTCAGCGGCTTTAAATCAGTGATAGACCAACAAAGCTGGATAATCAGTAAGGTATCGCACAGCCTGAGTAATAGCGGCTACACCACCCAATTGTCTCTCGAAGTGTTGTTATCGGATGTTACTTATGAGGCAGAAGCCTTGTAATATTCAACTAGTTGATATTTATTTCACAAATGCGAACGCTGGTGATAAGATCAGCATAATTCCTGAATATGCAGTTTCGGAGGTAAGTATGATGCATTGCCCACGCTGTAAATTTGCAGCACACGCGAGATCCAGCCGTTACCTTAGTGACGAAACTAAAGAACGCTATCACCAGTGCACAAATATTAATTGCGGTAAAACCTTTAAGACCCATGAAACTATCGTTGATACGATAATGGAGCCGGGAATAATTAATGCTGTACCGCCCCACCCTAAAGGGAATCAAGGCGTGTTGTGGATGTAATTAAAGAAGCCTGCAAATTGCAGGTTTTTTTATTATTAAAATTCGGTGAAATTAATGTATTACGGGGAATAACCTGCTGTTTATCGTGCTTGCTGCTGGATGCTGCTTTGAGGGTGTGAAAAGTGCCGTAGACACAATGTAGTCATTTTGTAGTCACTTTGCTGCCACTTTCAAATCTCAGAAACAAAAAAACCGCCTCACGGCGGTTAACGACATACTCATACTGCTTTGTTTTACTTAGATTTGTTTCCATGGTGCCCGGGGCGGGACTTGAACCCGCACAGCCATAAGCCGAGGGATTTTAAATCCCTTGTGTCTACCGATTTCACCACCCGGGCTCTGGAAAACTGGAGGCGCGTCCCGGAGTCGAACCGAGGTAGACGGATTTGCAATCCGTAGCATGGCCACTCTGCCAACGCGCCTTATTCTTCTTTGCCTTACTACTGAGGTTCGCTTACAGCCAACCTACCAATTTGGAGCGGGAAACGAGACTCGAACTCGCGACCCCGACCTTGGCAAGGTCGTGCTCTACCAACTGAGCTATTCCCGCAATATCAGAACTTACTGATTCTTTTGCTATCTTTCGACATTTCGTTGCTGCCGTCTGATGCGATGCATTCTACTTACCTGACGCAACGAGTCAATAAAATTATCTGACTAATTCGTTCGTTTGCTGCTTTTTCCGGCGCTTCGATCAAGGTTCGAGCAAATCTTTCCATGCAGCGTTTAAATATTGAAACATTGACCAAAATGTCAGTACAGCTGCAATGTAGAGTAGAACAAAACTCGCCAGCTCTACATTATGGTCAGGCCGCCAAAGTAACCCTACGAGTGACCCCATTTGGGCTGTCGTTTTGACTTTACCAATCCATGAGACCGCAACGCTACTGCGTTTACCAATTTCAGCCATCCATTCCCGCAGGGAGGAAATGATTATCTCACGGGCAATCATCGTGGCGGCCGGTAAAGTAATCCACCAGACATGGTAATGTTCAGCGACCAACACTAACGCAATGGCCACCATAACTTTATCCGCAACGGGGTCGAGAAAAGCCCCAAAACGGGTTGTCTGCTTCCAGCGGCGGGCTAAAAAGCCATCAAACCAATCAGTTGCTGCTGCAAACACGAATATGATGGCACAAACCATCGGAGCCCAGACGAACGGCAGATAAAATGCCAGAACGAAGAATGGGATGAGTACAACACGAAACAGGGTAAGCCAAGTCGGTATATTCAATTGCATAATGCTACGATACTATCTGGCTGGTGTGGATATTATGAGTATGGTGCAACATTAGCTTCAGTGTTTCAATGCATTGTAGATTTTTTCTGCCAATGCTTGTGAAATACTCGGCACTTTTGCAATTTCCTCGACGCTAGCATTAAGTAAAGGTTGCAGTCCTCCCATATACTTCAGCAGTATTTGCCGTCGTTTAGGGCCAACTCCCTCTATCATTTCTAATGCGCTAGTATTTTTTACTTTTGAGCGGCGCTGTCTATGACCCGTTATCGCGTGACGATGAGAATCATCACGAATATGTTGAATCAGATGCAACGCGGGTGAGTCTGGTGGTAATGAAAAACCCTCCCCCTCAGCAGCCAGAAACAATGTTTCCAGCCCCGCTTTCCGGTCACTGCCTTTAGCAACCCCCACTAATAAAGGCTTTTGTTTATCCCAAGGAACATTTAGTGCAGCAAACACGTCAAAAGCTTGGGATAACTGCCCTTTCCCGCCATCAATAAAGATAACGTCAGGGATCTTTTTATCATCTAATGCTTTGCCATAACGGCGCTTAAGCACTTGAGACATCGCTGCATAATCATCACCCGGAGTGATACCACTAATATTGTAGCGCCT contains:
- a CDS encoding phage major tail tube protein, yielding MALPRKLKLMNVFNDGRDYMGIVSAITLPKLTRKLENYRGAGMNGVAPIDLGLDDDALTMEWSMGGLDEFVLQQWGAPKVDAVPLRFSGAYQRDDTGEVIAVDVEVRGRHKEIDGGESKQGEDTETKVSTQCTYYKLTIDGKEVIEIDVVNLIERVNGVDLLEAQRKAIGR
- a CDS encoding GpE family phage tail protein; its protein translation is MADIAAIFHWPPSECWGMSLTELVRWRHKAMLRSGAVNNE
- a CDS encoding phage tail assembly protein is translated as MKKVTVKTEPATEINENLVVLDTPVKRGDTLITEIEVNRPNAGTLRGVRLADVANSDVDALIIVLPRITYPSLTTAECSRLELPDLVALAGKVVGFLSPKQAG
- the pgsA gene encoding CDP-diacylglycerol--glycerol-3-phosphate 3-phosphatidyltransferase gives rise to the protein MQLNIPTWLTLFRVVLIPFFVLAFYLPFVWAPMVCAIIFVFAAATDWFDGFLARRWKQTTRFGAFLDPVADKVMVAIALVLVAEHYHVWWITLPAATMIAREIIISSLREWMAEIGKRSSVAVSWIGKVKTTAQMGSLVGLLWRPDHNVELASFVLLYIAAVLTFWSMFQYLNAAWKDLLEP
- a CDS encoding phage late control D family protein produces the protein MMIGLSLPAGADMAPDFMLTINQQDITQNIRDRLLSLSLTDNRGFEADQLDIELDDADGQLAMPERGAVLSVFLGWKGSALIGKGDFTVDEVEHHGAPDTLTIRARSADFRGSLNARREVSYHETTLGKVVAQVAERNNLKAMLADGLADIAISHIDQTQETDAKFITRLASLNGAVAAVKAGRLLFIKPGSAVTASGKPIPQMTLTRQDGDQHSFSVADRGAYTGVSASWLHTKDPKPAKPKKVKLLRKPKFKQLRALEHPKAKPTRTKAATVKKPVEEKQGDYLVGSEDNVFVITTVYATQKAAMRAAQSKWEKLQRGVAEFSITLAMGRADLFPETPIAVSGFKSVIDQQSWIISKVSHSLSNSGYTTQLSLEVLLSDVTYEAEAL
- a CDS encoding phage tail sheath protein yields the protein MSDYHHGARVLEINDGTRVISTVSTAIVGMVCTSEDADAAAFPLNTPVLITNVLAAAGKAGKKGTLAASLLAIAEQARPVTIVVRVATGKDEAETTSNIIGGADENGRYTGMKALLDAQSVTGVRPRILGVPGLDNLAVSTALADICQKLRAFGYISAYDCKTISEAMLYRDNFSQRELMLIWPDFLSWNTTANSTDIAYATARALGLRAKIDQETGWHKTLSNVGVNGVTGISASVYWDLQTVGTDADLLNQACVTTLIRKDGFKFWGSRTCSDDPLFAFENYTRTAQILADTMAEAQLWAIDRPMHPTLVRDIIGSINAKFREMKSAGLIIDGTCWYDDSANDKDTLKAGKLFIDYDYTPVPPLEDLTLRQRITDSYLVNFAAAVNS
- a CDS encoding DNA-binding transcriptional regulator — its product is MMHCPRCKFAAHARSSRYLSDETKERYHQCTNINCGKTFKTHETIVDTIMEPGIINAVPPHPKGNQGVLWM
- a CDS encoding phage tail tape measure protein; the encoded protein is MSKSLQLQVLLKAVDQATRPFKAIQTASKSLTGDIRNTQSTIKNLDAQAAKIDGFRKASAQLAVTGQALKKAKEDAAALAIAFKNTEKPTAQQARLMEGAKRAATELQTKYNGLRQSVQRQRDALNADGIATKNLSAEQRRLRSSATEATTALSRQRQELQRLSQKQEQLNRISNRYQKGKAATATVRNVGAASLGVATAGLYGAAKLIAPGIEFDSQMSGTQAILGLDKNDTKLAAIRQQARDIGGSTAFSPTDVARTQDTLARSGYDADAILAATEPTVNLSLASGVDIAEAADIVTNMQSAFNLPLDQIKRVSDVMAKGFTSSNTNLLELGEAMKYVAPIAEAAGASIEDTTALLGVLADNGIKGSMAGTSTSAVFSRLQAPIGKAPEALRELGITTRDSKGNMLPVEKILKDIDRSFKKNKLGTAQQAEYLKVIFGDEAMKGAVKLVAAAGNGKLAEKQSKLKNADGTAQSIATVRMDNLDGDLKNLSSAWEDLEIEVFEKQDSALRKLTVTATDWLVKVAAWAKKNPELVGTIGKVTGAALALVAGLGALGLIAWPVMAGFNLLLAGASLLSAGFSLMAGTITAALTALTWPIVAVVAAIVAGGLLIRKYWEPISAFIAGVAEGFTAAMGPVSAAFEPLKPVFNWFSDKVKQLANWFADLIKPVKATQETLAVATNAGKLFGEGLAAALSLPMNALNTLRSGIDWVLEKLGIIDSKSDGLADKVPKDNPYAGGYSPSGGVLYGGYQPVTANTGTTIVDSSVTTNDIKVTIPPGMSRQDAERMMTDALAKNERTKRARQRGQMESD
- a CDS encoding phage tail protein, whose product is MMLSLGLFVFMRQTTPYQSMARNIDYRWPTNSRVGLRPSAQYLGVDNEKITLSGVLLPELTGGRLSLLTLEAMADQGKAWPLVEGSGMIYGMFVIESLSQTGALFFEDGSARRIEFTLNLLRVDESLTAMFGDLQQQADELLGKATEMTGKAQAAIGGFFS